The genomic interval GAGTGAAAAAGGTTCAGAAGTTCTAACAGTGGCAGACAATCTCTGGCACCCAGATACACTATTTGGAATTGCAACAATAAAGAGGACAAAATGTTAAGCCGCAATTTTCTGCATATTTAAAAGTTCTTCAAATTCTTTTGGTGACATGTACCCGAGGGCAGAATGAAGCCTCTTTCTATTATACCAGGTTTCAATATATTCAAATACAATTATTGCTGCCTGGTGTTTATTAATAAAAGTATTTTGGTAAACACATTCTGCTTTTAAGGTCTTAAAAAAACTTTCAGCAACCGCATTATCCCAACAATTTCCTTTTCTGCTCATGCTTCTTATTACCAGTGGGCTTTTGTCCAGCAAACTTTTAAATTCGTTGCAGGCGTATTGAATTCCCCTATCCGAATGGAAAATTAATTCACAGGTTACGCTTCTATTTTTCAGAGCCATTTTCCACGCAGGTATCACAGTATCAATAGCTTTCATTGTTGAACTAAGCGCCCATCCAATTACTCTCCTGTCAGCTAAATCCAGTACTATGGTGAGATATAGCCAACCTTGCGTCGTTTTAATGTATGTGATGTCAGACACCCACGCAGTAGCTATTTTTTCTACTTTAAATTGCCTGTTAAGCTTATTTGCTACAACCGGATATGTATGTTCAGAATCTGTTGTGACACGGAATTTTCTCTTGACAATACTTCTTATTTTTGCTTTCTTCATCAGTCTGGCGACCCTTGGACGGGACACTTTCACCCCCAGTTTGTACAATTCCTGAGTGACCCTGGGGCTTCCGTACGTTTGTTTACTATCCCCATGAATAACAATTATTTTATCGATAAGGGTCTGATTTTCAATAGCTGTATCCGATAGTTTATTGCTCAGCCAAGTATAAAACCTGCTTCTGCTTACCTTAAAAACCATGCACATTTTCTCAATGGGAAATATTTTCCGGTGATCCTTTATGAACCCGAATATTTGCCATCGCTCCTGGAGAAAATGCCTACAGCCTTTTTTAAGATATCTCGTTCAAGTTGTGTGTCGCGGAGTTCTTTCCTTAGCCGGGCCAATTCCTGTTCCGTTTCACTTAAAATCACCTTTCCGTTGCCAGGAAAACTACCGTTTTGTTTCGCAGAAAACTCTCTACGCCAGCGGTATAGCATAGCAGGTGGAACATCCAATTCTTTTGCCAGTGCAGCAAGGTCTGTGCGGCTATTGCTTAGTTCAACGCTCATCAGTTTGAACTCCTTGTCAAATACTCTTCTTTCTCCAGACATAAGTGTTAAGTTATAAAAGTTTCACTTAACTCAATGTCCACTTAAAGGTAGCAAGTCCAATTTGGCTTAATAGCAAGAAGAGGCAGAGGATATGGTGATCTTGATCTAGAAAATCAATTCGACTTCGATTATTTACTTTGTGACGATTTAAATGGAGAACTTGGTGACTTCATCGCTCTAAATTCCGTCACTAAAAAAGTTGTGTTCATTCATGCGAAGGCGAAAGATGCGAAGCTCTCTGCAACTGCCTTCACTGAAATCTGCGGACAAGCAACTAAAAACCTCGACTACCTTACTCCATACTTTGAGAAAAATCCGACAAACAATATAAACAAATGGAAAAAACCTTGGAGTGTAAGTAAAGTCGGAACAATTTCAAACCGAATGATCGTTGGAAGCGCAACACCAAAAAAATTGTGGGATAAATACAATGCCATAATTTCTAATCCGTCGGCCACGAGGGAGGTTTGGCTTTTTGTGGGAAATATGTTTGATTATGATGCATTTAAAAAGGAGCTTAACAAGGCCAAAATAGAAGATGTTAAGCCTGAGATTATCCAGCTTGTGTATCTTCTTAGATCAACCTGGAATAGCGTTTCCTCGGTCGGTGCGCAACTCAAAATATTTTGTTGATTTTATTATAATGTTAAACTGAATGTCTAATTTTATCATAAACCTTGGAACAAATAATAACCTTTTAAAACTATAAGGTACTAGTTGGTTCTTTTAATTAAAACTCCCCATCAAGGATGTTTGGATCGAAGGTAATCAAATCGATAAGTTCTGTTTAAACTGCTGCAAATAGGAAATATTGATCGCTTGTTTCTCAACGTCATGAAAATTCAGTTCTATTTCTTTGTCGTGAGAAAACTGTAATCGGCTTAGCAATTATGTTGATGCTTGCAATTTGTTTGTAAAGTCCATTCTTAATGGTCTCCCTTCTGATAAATTGAACTTACTCAATTAGTTTTCCCTGCTTATCCGAGAAACTAGGCACTAAATTGCATCTGAGGCAGATGACTGGAAGAACGAAAAAGTAAACCCTTAAACTGAATCAATAATGGAAGCTGGCAGAGAAGTGAACATCACTAATGTAAAAACACACATAGCAGAGATTATCATCAATTTTAATTTTACTGAACAGAGGATCAATGAAATTATTGAAGAGTACATAGATTCGAGAGCAGAATATTTTATTAATAATATTTTGCTCAGTAGTCTAATTTTAAATGTTGGTGCAAAAGTGAAAATTCTAAATTACATAGTAGTAACAGAAGCAATCGACCTCCCAAAGGAATGGATGAACCCATTTCACATGTTAATGAAGAATAGAAATCTAATTGCTCATTCTGACAACTTGCTAGCATTTGATCAAGACCTCGAGGATCTTGAATTTGTTTATAATAACGAGACGGGCGAGGCAGATCCATCACCAACTTGGATTGAAGTTCCACCTTACATCCCAATATTTGACAAAGGCAAAGTGAACTACGTCGAAATTTCTATGATACTGGATGAATTTGATAAATACTATGCGAGAGTTGATGAATCCCTGAAAATCATTTTAGACACCGTCTCCAGACGTCACGCGAAACCATTTCCCGATGCTAAATTTGGACCTAAAAAGAATCCTAAGCGATTCCAAGGGCCTTCCTCAGAGGCAGAGGAGGCGCTAGATTTAGACGATTTTAAAAAAGAAAATAGGGGCCATGAAGAATCCGAACCATTATAAATAGTTGAAAATACCACCAAATTGGATTGAACTCATTTCTGCTCCGTGGTCTGTATTTGTACCCTCTAGTCTGTATCCGAAATATCTATAAGATTCCATGGCTCGTGCCTTCACGATACTGTAGCCAATGCTACCACGTCTTGCCAAATCACCCAAACTTATGTACACCGCCCAACCTTTTTTTGCCGGAGCCGTGGAATAGTCAGGGACTCTATTTCGGACACTTGGCTGCTGGTATAGTAAAGTAATTGCTATGGCAAAAGTACTATAATTCGTAAGTAAAGTACAGATTTTAAAGTGTACTGCAAATCTTCGTATATTTAAGAATTGTAGATAATCTTTTGGTACAAATAAAGAAAGGCAGAAAATGCAGGACTTACTATTTGACTTTATATCAAAATATGTTTCTTTGACAGAAGATGAAAAGAATATCATCATCTCTTTGAACACTTTTCGGACTATCAAAAAAGGTACGATTCTTTTAAGAGAAGGACAAAATTCTAATGAATCATATTTTGTAATGAAAGGTGGTATCCGGACTTATTACATGATTGACGGAGAAGAAAAAACAACCGCGTTCTATACAGAAATGGAAGCTTTGACACCGCATTGTGTTGTCAATAAAGCACCTTCCGAATATTACATTTCTTGTATTGAAGACTCAATCATTACCGTTTCGACTCCTGAAATGGAAGTGGAGGTTTTTAATAAATTCCCAAAATTCGAATCCATGTGCAGGGTTTTATCGGAAGAGATTTTAGTTAAACAGCAAATCAATTTTGACGAGTTTAAGACGTCTTCGCCTGAACAACGATACCTGAATTTATTGCAATCACGACCAGACCTTATTCAGCGTGTGCCACAGCATCAGTTAGCGAGCTATTTAGGTATCAAACCCGAATCTTTAAGCAGGTTAAGAGCAAGGATCATAGAGAAAAATAAAGGGTAAGGTTCATTTCTTAACTTAAGTCAACGAGTTACGGCATCCCGCCAATCTACCTTTGCATGATCGTCTAACAACAAATCGTATTGATATGCAAAGGATAATTTTATTGTTCGCTTTGGCCTTAATCATGGCAGGCACGCTACAAGTTAAAGCTCAATATGCCAAACAAGATAGTACTTATAAAAAGTTTTTTGTAGGCAGTACCTTATTTATGCTGGCTAATTTAGTACCTGATAACAATAAGCCTGAAATGGTTTATTTGAACTTGGGGTATCGCATTACGGGAAAGGATGCAATTTCACTCGAATTTAAAACCTGGAAATATGCCTGGCCAATTGGCATTCCTTTTGGAAAATCATTTGAAGCAGAAGGAGAAGGGTTTCCAGGTTATATTCGTGAACACGGCGTTTCAGTTTCTTATTACAGGTTTTTATGGAAAGGTCTTTTTGCCCAGGTTGACGTGATGCCTGCTTTTCAAACTTTTGTAAATGAAAACGGCAAGAAGATTGACAATGGCTTTCAAATCTTTAACACGTATTCCGTTGGTTATCACATTAAACTTTTCAAGGACAGGTTTTTTATACAACCTTCAATAGCCATAACGCATCGCCCCTATCAATCAAAAATGCCTGATTCGTTTAAACAGGTTGACGATAGATGGTCAAGATTCTTCTTCGGGCAGCCGGGCTTGCATTTTGGGTTTAATTTCTAGTAATGCGGAGGTTACTCCAATCCAAAATATTTCCGCAAATGGACAAATCAAACGGTTACGAGAATCACGCCACAACATTCATTCGCTGTCGCTCCAAGGGCGTCGATGGAGTCGGTGCGGCATCCGTTCGGAACTGGGCGAGGTCACTACCTTCAAATGCGAGAGTTTTGGATATAGGCTGTGGTACAGGCGATCCGATTTCAGAAGGCATTGGTAAATGAAGGTTTGACGGTTTATGGGATTGATGCGTCGCCTTCGATGATTCAAGGTTTCAGGCAGAACTTTCCAAATATTCCCGTCGCCTGTGAAGCCGCAGAAGATTCCTCATTTTTTAATCGGCAGTTCGATGCCATCATTGCCTGGGGGTTACTGTTCCTTTTGCCCGTAGAAACTCAGGAAATTGTGCTCCAAAAAATGGCAAATGCGCTGTACGCCGGCGGAAAGCTGTTATTTACGGCTCCTGCTCGAAAAATGAAATGGGAAGATGCCATTACGGAAATTGAATCGATTTCGCTTGGCGCGGAGAGGTACAAAGATTTACTGGTTGCATCGGGACTCTCGCTCATTGAGGAGTTTGAGGATGAGGGGGAGAATCATTACTATCATGCGGTCAAGGTAGGGCGCCCGTTAATCTAGTTTTAAAACCACACCACGTAGCTGCTAGTTTGGATAGTTTACCGGTTTTAACGATTTTAAGATCAAATAGTTACAATACGGGCGTTCGTTTTTTGTAACGGCTCAGCAGTTAACAATCCATTATCAACGATTCTTTGTCCTAATCCCTTATTCAGCCTAAGACCGTTACAAACGGTCCGATATCCAAGGTACGCAGTGTTCAAGGAACGCACAACGGAGGCATTTGTGTAAAAAAATGCCATACTTACTCGCCACATTATGGTCATCCACTTAAATCCAATCCTATATTACGCCAAATCATACATTTATCATTTAGTTTTGGCGTAATATAAAATCTTATATTACGCCAAAAATACAAATTTCCTTATCTTCGTTTCTGAAAAAATGAACAATGGAGGAAATTATTGGAAGAGCCCGGGAAAAAATCTTATTGCAAAAGATTGAAAAATCTTCTGATGCCGAGTTGGTCGCAGTATATGGACGACGAAGAGTAGGTAAAACTTTCTTAATAAGAAATGGCTTTAGCAAAGCATTGTCTTTCGAATTTTCAGGCATCCACAATGCTAGCCTGAGCCAGCAACTTGAAAATTTCAGCATCGCACTCACTCATTCTTCCAAAGGACTACCAGTAGCCAAACCGGAAAGCTGGTTAAGGGCTTTTGAAATGCTTAAACAACTTCTTGATCCATTATTGATCAGGGACAGAACTATAGTATTCTTCGATGAATTCCCATGGATTGATACGCCCCGCTCAGGTTTTTTGCCTGCATTCGAAAATTTTTGGAACAGCTGGGCCTCTCAGCAGAAAAACCTGGTCACAATCATCTGTGGTTCCGCAGCTTCCTGGATGATAAAAAAAGTCATCAACAACCGTGGAGGATTACACAATCGGGTAACCAGGCGCATAAGACTTCTTCCCTTTACTGTCGGGGAAACATCCGCATATCTAAGACAACGGAATGTAAAACTTGATAAATACCAGCTATTGCAGCTCTACATGGCAATGGGAGGTATACCACAGTATCTCAAGGAGGTTGAATTAGGCGACAGTGCTGCCCAGACCATAGACAGGTTATGTTTTACGAAGGACGGATTCTTGGTCGATGAGTTTAAAAATCTATATCATTCTCTATTCGATAGCGCTCAGAATCACATTGATATCGTACGCGCCCTGGCTAAAAAGGGGAAAGGAATGACACGAAATGAAATAATTGACGTATGTAAGCTTACCTCTGGCGGCTATTCCACCCAGTTGCTCAATGAACTGATTGAATCAGGTTTTATAAGCTCATATATTCCTTTTGGAAAAGCCAGCAAGGATGCTTTATATAAGCTTACAGATGAATATTCATTATTTTACCTGAAATTCATAGAAGGGAGCAAAGCCATGGGTAGTGGTACCTGGCTCAGGTTAGCTAGTGGCAGTTCCTGGAAAAGTTGGAGCGGAAATGCATTTGAGAGTATTTATATGAAGCATATTTCTCAAATCAAGAGAGCGATTGGTATCCATGATGTTTACACAGAAGTTTCCGTATGGCGCTATCAACCAAGAGACAGAACAGGAAAAGGTGCTCAAATCGATTTACTGATCGATAGAAATGATTCTTGTATAAACGTCTGTGAGATGAAGTTCTCAGCATCCGCGTTCGAAATTACGAAAGCATATGCGACAGAGCTGGCAAGTAAACTCGAGGTTTTCCGAGATCACACAAAGACAAGGAAGACACTTTTTCTTACAATGCTAACTACCTACGGCGTAAAAAATAACAACACCTATCCCGGCCTGGTACAAAAAGAGTTGACTATGGATGCTCTGTTTGACTAGATTCCAGATCCAACAAAGTTCTAAGCTGTTTTATTTTGAAGTATTTTAGGTTTCCCAAAATGCTACAAGCTGTTCTATTTGTTGATTCTGTTCTCGGCCGTTACAAACGGTCTTTTACACAAAGTGCGCAGTGTTAAACAACACTACGGCAAGGGGTTTGTAATGGTTTACAATTTAGGAAGAAAGTCCCTAGACGAAGTTAATGTCCTCAACGTCGGGATCAGCAAAAACCTAGCTAAAATTTAAGGGCCATTTTCGGATAGTATCAAGCCAGTGTTCTCCTCATAATAGTGATCCTGGTAATTGCTTATTTTGCCATCCTTTTCAGAAAATGGAAAGATAATGTAAAGGGCCGTGACTGGTATGATATAGAATGGTATATCAGAAAAGGCGTTACAATAAACCTCAAACACTTCGCGCTACGTGCAAAAGATAGCGGCGATTGGGACCAGGAGAATATTAGCGAAGTTGAGTTCCGGGAACTACTGAATGTGAAAATTGAAGCAGTTAATTTCCAGTGGATCAAAGATAACATCCGGCGATTTATACCGGATGCCAGCGTTTTGGATATTTGGAGTCCGCAGTATTTTCGGGATTTGACTGCGAAACTGAAAGTCGGCCATTGAAGTGGCAAATTTTACTTAAAGTATCATAGTAAAACTTAATTATTTTATTATATATAAAATTTATTTATATATTTGAAAAGATGTTGTCATTCACGCCAGCTTCTAATCATCGCAAATTAATCTTTTCATGGAATGGGCAGTAAAACTATAAGTGTATTCTTTCTTCTAGAGATGATCTGGTCATTGTCCAACTGTTCGGATATCAAAAACGCATATCAATGGGAAGATGTCACCATCGACGCAGACCTTTCCAAAGACTTGATTTATAAACAACTTGACAAGGAAAAAGAGATATTTTCAATGTTTGAGGAACAAGATTCACTCACAAGAAGGACAAGTGATGTTTCATATTTCTCAGGTAAAAAAATTGACCTGAGTCACACACGATATGCAAAGTATAATAATTGCAGAGCTTATTATTATAATCCGGATACACTGTCAATTAACATCGGATTTGGCGACGGTTATAGCGGACGCGGCTTTATTATCGACTACATAGATAAAAAATTTCATACGCAAGCATACCATTCCACGGATGTCATTATAGTAGGAGAGGTAAAGCCAACACACAAAATAGTTTATCAAAAACTAACTCTGGATAAGGCAGATTATGCGGTTGGGGATAGTTTATTTGGAAAAGTAGAATTCAAGTCGATGGAACAGGGCGGGGAAGGAGAGAAGACTGAGCATTTTGGGAAAGGTAGTTTTAGAACAAAAATTTCCAAATTTTAAAACGAAGAATTGCTCCTCGGCTGAAGCCATGCTCGATTGCGCGGCCCGTGTCTTCACTGGACTAATGGTTAAATAAGTAGCGAGCAAATATTTGAATTAAAAATGCGGTTATTCATAGTTTGAAAATCGTGGCGCTTCAGCTGCTAATTCGGATAGTTTTCCTTTCGTTTGTGAGAACACAAACGAGGCGCTAAGTAATCTCTTTGCGTATCATATATCGATTTTGATACCCTTTTAGCAACTCCAATATCATCGATGTTACTACCGCCTGTTATTATTAGCAATGCGAATCCTACTGCTTTCATAGTTTCTGGGTATCAATCAATTTAGCTGCGAGATAATACCTACCGTTATTGCGGGATCATCCTAATGCGGACCGGTCCCTTGATATTCTCAACATCGACAGGTATTCCTTTTTGAGTTATTACTACACTGCCCTCATTATGCAAATCAATAGCTACTTCGAGTACATCTTTCATATGCTTACGCCAGCCGTCAGGAAATAGCTGGCGTGCAATTTCAGAAGGACACGTACTCTTCTCTGCGCCACGATGAATGGCAATAGATAGGATTGTTGCTGCTATTTTCTCGTAATGCTGCATGTGTATGCAAATGGAATCCCTAACTTTTAATCATTATAACGTAACTTACTTCGCCAATTGCAAATCCGCTATACTCTTGATCCGATTCCGCTCCAAAAAAGCATCAATAGTCTCAAAATGCTCAATCACGCGTTTGTCTTTGAACTCAAAAACCTTTTGGGATAAACCTTGTAAAAAATCACGATCGTGGGAAACCAGCACTATTCGTAGTTTAAAAACCGCGCCGCTTAGGCTGCGAATTTGGATACCTTATCGTTTTTAAGAATCCATTATTAACGATCCGGGTCTCAGCTTAAGACAATTACAAAC from Dyadobacter sp. NIV53 carries:
- a CDS encoding IS3 family transposase (programmed frameshift), with translation MSGERRVFDKEFKLMSVELSNSRTDLAALAKELDVPPAMLYRWRREFSAKQNGSFPGNGKVILSETEQELARLRKELRDTQLERDILKKAGRHFLQERWQIFGFIKDHRKIFPIEKMCMVFKVSRSRFYTWLSNKLSDTAIENQTLIDKIIVIHGDSKQTYGSPRVTQELYKLGVKVSRPRVARLMKKAKIRSIVKRKFRVTTDSEHTYPVVANKLNRQFKVEKIATAWVSDITYIKTTQGWLYLTIVLDLADRRVIGWALSSTMKAIDTVIPAWKMALKNRSVTCELIFHSDRGIQYACNEFKSLLDKSPLVIRSMSRKGNCWDNAVAESFFKTLKAECVYQNTFINKHQAAIIVFEYIETWYNRKRLHSALGYMSPKEFEELLNMQKIAA
- a CDS encoding Crp/Fnr family transcriptional regulator, which codes for MQDLLFDFISKYVSLTEDEKNIIISLNTFRTIKKGTILLREGQNSNESYFVMKGGIRTYYMIDGEEKTTAFYTEMEALTPHCVVNKAPSEYYISCIEDSIITVSTPEMEVEVFNKFPKFESMCRVLSEEILVKQQINFDEFKTSSPEQRYLNLLQSRPDLIQRVPQHQLASYLGIKPESLSRLRARIIEKNKG
- a CDS encoding trans-aconitate 2-methyltransferase — its product is MVNEGLTVYGIDASPSMIQGFRQNFPNIPVACEAAEDSSFFNRQFDAIIAWGLLFLLPVETQEIVLQKMANALYAGGKLLFTAPARKMKWEDAITEIESISLGAERYKDLLVASGLSLIEEFEDEGENHYYHAVKVGRPLI
- a CDS encoding ATP-binding protein, which encodes MEEIIGRAREKILLQKIEKSSDAELVAVYGRRRVGKTFLIRNGFSKALSFEFSGIHNASLSQQLENFSIALTHSSKGLPVAKPESWLRAFEMLKQLLDPLLIRDRTIVFFDEFPWIDTPRSGFLPAFENFWNSWASQQKNLVTIICGSAASWMIKKVINNRGGLHNRVTRRIRLLPFTVGETSAYLRQRNVKLDKYQLLQLYMAMGGIPQYLKEVELGDSAAQTIDRLCFTKDGFLVDEFKNLYHSLFDSAQNHIDIVRALAKKGKGMTRNEIIDVCKLTSGGYSTQLLNELIESGFISSYIPFGKASKDALYKLTDEYSLFYLKFIEGSKAMGSGTWLRLASGSSWKSWSGNAFESIYMKHISQIKRAIGIHDVYTEVSVWRYQPRDRTGKGAQIDLLIDRNDSCINVCEMKFSASAFEITKAYATELASKLEVFRDHTKTRKTLFLTMLTTYGVKNNNTYPGLVQKELTMDALFD
- a CDS encoding nucleotidyl transferase AbiEii/AbiGii toxin family protein, whose amino-acid sequence is MILVIAYFAILFRKWKDNVKGRDWYDIEWYIRKGVTINLKHFALRAKDSGDWDQENISEVEFRELLNVKIEAVNFQWIKDNIRRFIPDASVLDIWSPQYFRDLTAKLKVGH
- a CDS encoding DUF3253 domain-containing protein, translated to MQHYEKIAATILSIAIHRGAEKSTCPSEIARQLFPDGWRKHMKDVLEVAIDLHNEGSVVITQKGIPVDVENIKGPVRIRMIPQ